The sequence CAGTCGCCGTGGTTGATTTCCACGAAACGCACGCCGGACTCGACCATGCGGCGGGCGAGCAGGCACTTGCGGCCGAAGTCGTCGGTGACAGGATTGCCGATCCCGTAGAGGCGGCGGGTGGCTTCCGTTTCCTTTTCAATATCCATGACGCCGGGCATCTCGCTCTGCATGCGGTAGCCGAGCTCGAAGGATTCGATGAGCCCTTCGACCTGCGGATCGTGTTTTTCGCGGGTGAGCTTGGACTGGTTGAGCGCTTGGACGAGGTCGAGTTCCGCGCGTTGCGAATCCGGTGTGAGGCTCGATTTTAAATTGGCCACTTCGGCGCTGGAGATGGGGCGTTTCTCGACACCGATGCGGGTGCCTTGGTATTTCGCGGGAAGGAAAGCGCTGCCGTAGTTCTGCGCACCGCCGAGGCCGCTGGGCGGGGCGAGGGTGATGAAACCCGGAAGGTTTTCGTTGCCCGAACCCAGCCCGTAGTGCGTCCATGCACCCATCGAAGGCCGCACGAACTGCGAGCTGCCGGTGTGCATGCGCAGGTAGGCCTGGGGATGCGCCGGGACTTCCGTTTGCATGCCGTGGAGGAAACAGAGATCATCCGCGCAGGCGGCGAGTTCGGGAAAAAGTTCGGACATCCAGTGGCCGCTCTGGCCGTGCTGCGAAAATTTCCAGCGCGAGCCTAACAGCTGCGTGCCGGGGCGGGATCCGGGCTTGCCGGAGTCGGCGTTGAGCTTGGGCTTGTAGTCGAAGGTATCCACATGCGAAGGCGCTCCGCGCATGCAGAGGAAGATCACGCGTTTCGGCGATTTCGCTGCGGTCTCGGAGGCCAGGGCGGAGAGGCCCATCCAGCCGAAGCCGAGCGAGCTGGTTTGTAGGAAATGTCTGCGGTTCATGGTGTTTTTTTGGTTCAGTTGATGAAAAGGAAATCGGCGCTGCCGAACAGGGCGCGGCAGATGCCCGTCCATGCGTTCAGGTCGTCGCCGGTGATCTTGCGGGCGGCAGCCAGCTCTTCGGGCAGGGCTTTGCGTCCGTAGGCCAGGCGGCAGGCGAGGTCGAAACGCCGCTCGAAGCCGTCCACCTGCATCACGCACTCCGCCATCGCGGTGGCCATTTCCGCGACGAACTCGTCGTTCATGAGGTAAAGCGCCTGTGGCGGCACGATCGTGGTGTCACGCGCGCCGCGGACGATGCTCGGATCGCTGAAGTCGAACACGGCCAGCGACTCCACCTGCACGGTGCGCGCGATGGGCAGGTAGATGCTTCGCTGGTGGCTGGTGGCCGTTTCAATCTGGCTTTCCTTGAGCACCTGGAAACGGTCGCCGCCGATGGGGCCGTCGCCCGCCACTGCGATCATCGATCCGGTCGGTGC comes from Akkermansiaceae bacterium and encodes:
- a CDS encoding DUF1501 domain-containing protein — translated: MNRRHFLQTSSLGFGWMGLSALASETAAKSPKRVIFLCMRGAPSHVDTFDYKPKLNADSGKPGSRPGTQLLGSRWKFSQHGQSGHWMSELFPELAACADDLCFLHGMQTEVPAHPQAYLRMHTGSSQFVRPSMGAWTHYGLGSGNENLPGFITLAPPSGLGGAQNYGSAFLPAKYQGTRIGVEKRPISSAEVANLKSSLTPDSQRAELDLVQALNQSKLTREKHDPQVEGLIESFELGYRMQSEMPGVMDIEKETEATRRLYGIGNPVTDDFGRKCLLARRMVESGVRFVEINHGDWDHHFNLGEALPASCASVDLPLRGLLTDLKSRGLLQDTLVIWGGEFGRTPHAEGQDGRDHNVGAFTMWMAGCGVKAGARYGVTDDYGYEAVDGKVSIHDWHATILHLLGLDHEKLTYRHAGRDFRLTDVHGRVVSEIVA